The following are encoded in a window of Sminthopsis crassicaudata isolate SCR6 chromosome 3, ASM4859323v1, whole genome shotgun sequence genomic DNA:
- the LIN7B gene encoding protein lin-7 homolog B produces MAALAEPLGLERDVSRAVELLERLQRSGELPPQKLQALQRVLQSRFCSAIREVYEQLYDTLDITGSAEIRAHATAKATVAAFAASEGHAHPRVVELPRTDEGLGFNIMGGKEQNSPIYISRVIPGGVADRHGGLKRGDQLLSVNGVSVEGEQHEKAVELLKAAQGTVKLVVRYTPRVLEEMEARFEKMRSARRRQQHQSYSSLESRG; encoded by the exons ATGGCCGCGCTCGCGGAGCCGCTGGGGCTGGAACGGG ACGTGTCCCGGGCGGTGGAGCTCCTGGAGCGGCTCCAGCGCAGCGGGGAGCTGCCCCCCCAGAAGCTGCAGGCCCTCCAGCGAGTCCTGCAGAGCCGCTTCTGCTCGGCCATCCGGGAG GTGTACGAACAGCTTTACGACACTCTGGATATCACAGGCAGTGCAGAGATCCGGGCTCATGCCACAGCCAAG GCCACTGTAGCAGCCTTTGCTGCCAGCGAGGGCCATGCCCACCCCCGAGTGGTGGAACTGCCCAGGACAGACGAGGGCCTGGGCTTCAACATCATGGGCGGGAAAGAGCAGAACTCCCCCATCTACATCTCTCGAGTCATTCCTGGTGGCGTGGCTGACCGGCACGGCGGCCTCAAGAGAGGGGACCAGCTGCTCTCCGTCAATGGAGTG AGTGTGGAGGGGGAGCAGCATGAGAAGGCTGTGGAGCTGCTCAAGGCTGCTCAAGGCACGGTGAAGCTCGTTGTCCGGTACACACCTCGAGTGCTGGAGGAGATGGAGGCCCGGTTTGAGAAGATGCGCTCAGCTCGGCGGCGCCAACAGCACCAGAGCTACTC GTCCCTGGAGTCCCGAGGCTGA